The Mucilaginibacter terrenus genome has a segment encoding these proteins:
- a CDS encoding dicarboxylate/amino acid:cation symporter, producing MNNWIKNYSSILWLLAGIIAGTIAGVVLGKDAAVLKPIGDIFLNLLFVAVIPLVFFAIASAIANLQGTQKLGRIIGVTAAVFLGTIIVAAVVTIIAVWILPLGNSMASAKANIDAGTTGKFTGEQITQLFTTSEFFNLLSRKNMLAMIIFAILVGFASLRAGEKGAAFTHFLNDGSEVFKQLFTIIMKAGPVGLGAYFAYQVAEFGPSLFGTYAHILGIGYGVSIFVYAVVYTIYAFIAGGISGIRRYWKNNIIPSATAVATCSSIATIPANLDAAKKMGITNVIAGITIPLGGTLHKDGSSISSILKMAVVFAMFGKGFDSPQNILLALGMTVLVSVVEGGIPNGGYIGELLFISAYGFPPEALPPAIIIGTLIDPIATLLNATGDTAAAMLINRFVEGKTPNS from the coding sequence ATGAACAACTGGATAAAAAATTATAGCAGTATACTGTGGCTGCTGGCAGGCATTATTGCCGGTACCATTGCTGGTGTTGTGTTAGGAAAGGATGCAGCGGTACTTAAACCTATTGGCGACATATTCCTAAACCTGCTGTTCGTGGCGGTTATCCCCCTGGTGTTTTTCGCCATTGCATCGGCCATTGCCAACCTGCAGGGCACGCAAAAACTCGGGCGCATAATCGGCGTAACTGCTGCCGTGTTTTTAGGGACCATCATCGTAGCTGCTGTTGTAACCATTATAGCGGTTTGGATATTGCCGCTGGGCAACAGCATGGCATCCGCAAAGGCGAATATAGACGCCGGCACCACCGGTAAGTTTACGGGTGAACAAATAACACAGCTTTTTACTACCAGCGAATTTTTCAACCTGCTTTCGCGCAAGAACATGCTGGCCATGATCATTTTTGCTATACTGGTTGGCTTTGCCAGCCTGCGCGCAGGTGAAAAAGGCGCGGCCTTTACCCATTTCCTTAATGATGGAAGCGAAGTTTTTAAACAACTGTTCACCATTATTATGAAAGCCGGTCCGGTGGGTTTAGGGGCTTATTTCGCCTACCAGGTAGCAGAGTTCGGGCCATCGCTGTTCGGCACATACGCCCATATACTAGGGATAGGTTACGGTGTAAGCATATTTGTGTATGCTGTGGTATATACTATCTACGCATTCATTGCCGGCGGTATCAGCGGCATCCGGCGGTATTGGAAAAACAACATTATCCCGTCGGCGACTGCCGTAGCTACCTGCAGCAGTATTGCAACTATCCCGGCCAACCTGGATGCAGCTAAAAAGATGGGCATCACCAATGTGATAGCGGGCATTACCATCCCTCTTGGCGGCACATTACACAAAGACGGCTCCAGCATATCCTCTATCCTTAAAATGGCGGTAGTATTTGCCATGTTCGGCAAAGGGTTTGATAGTCCGCAGAACATCCTGCTGGCGCTTGGAATGACCGTATTGGTGAGCGTTGTAGAAGGTGGCATACCCAACGGAGGCTACATTGGCGAACTGCTGTTTATCTCGGCTTACGGTTTCCCGCCCGAAGCACTGCCTCCGGCGATCATTATCGGTACGCTGATAGACCCTATCGCTACCCTCCTGAACGCCACCGGCGACACCGCGGCCGCCATGCTGATCAACCGGTTTGTTGAGGGAAAAACGCCAAACTCATAA
- a CDS encoding rhomboid family intramembrane serine protease, which yields MSPAEHLSAILTQGREASATFILTGVNILVFVLMVLAGLGFMSFDAQDLYQWGANQRAAVLAGQWWRLLSSTFLHGGAMHLFGNTYGLLIVGAMVEQYIGRVRLFVAYFACGLVASIASIWWHPDTVSVGASGAIFGLCGVLLALLITNKTDGAFKTGGLIFIGLYAGINLLFGLKGNVDNAAHVGGLVGGIIVGLIMSAFVKPPKQSKRKPTKRAASVKKAPEETDPNDKTKPDP from the coding sequence TTGTCCCCGGCAGAGCATCTATCTGCAATACTAACCCAAGGACGGGAAGCGTCCGCCACGTTCATACTTACCGGCGTAAACATCCTGGTGTTCGTATTAATGGTTCTTGCGGGACTTGGCTTTATGTCATTTGATGCGCAGGATTTGTACCAATGGGGAGCGAACCAGCGCGCAGCCGTGCTAGCCGGGCAGTGGTGGCGCTTACTTAGCAGTACATTTTTACATGGCGGTGCTATGCATTTGTTCGGGAATACATACGGGCTACTAATTGTAGGTGCAATGGTGGAGCAGTATATAGGAAGGGTAAGACTTTTTGTCGCTTATTTCGCTTGCGGCTTGGTTGCGAGTATCGCCAGTATCTGGTGGCATCCAGATACTGTTAGCGTGGGCGCTTCTGGTGCAATATTTGGCTTATGCGGTGTATTGCTTGCTTTGCTTATCACCAACAAAACCGATGGTGCATTTAAAACCGGAGGATTAATATTTATAGGCCTTTATGCAGGTATAAATCTGTTATTCGGTCTAAAAGGCAATGTAGATAACGCCGCGCATGTGGGCGGACTTGTTGGGGGTATTATTGTTGGCTTGATCATGTCAGCATTTGTGAAGCCACCCAAGCAAAGTAAAAGAAAACCAACGAAGCGAGCCGCAAGTGTTAAAAAAGCACCGGAAGAAACCGACCCTAACGATAAGACGAAGCCTGACCCATAA
- a CDS encoding alpha-ketoacid dehydrogenase subunit alpha/beta, with product MPETVLQQGNDLKAGELSFDDFRKIVISDYRIGYESRQASLLGRREVLTGKAKFGIFGDGKEVAQLAMAKVFRTGDWRAGYYRDQTFMFATGMSNLKEFFAQLYANPDITKDPASGGRQMNCHYATRYVDENGNFTNQAQTKNTASDLSTTGGHMPRLLGLAYASKLYRQNKELEYLSNFSVNGNEVAFGTIGNGSTSEGLFFESFNAAGVLQVPMAISIWDDAYAISVPAQLQTTKSDISEVLKGFQRDAKGKGYEIFKVKGWDYVALCETYERAIKICREEHVPVMIHVTEMTQPQGHSTSGSHERYKSKERLAWEEEHDCLLQMRKWMVESAIITNEEIDELEATAKKYVRECQKEAWADLDGEIKDEMADAVRLMESVAEHSSKYAELHQLIESLQACVDPGRRDTVAAIKKALRITLNEKTEQRQALVDYLKAETIKNKERFNSKLFTNSPNSPLLVPVVAADYTDDSKLIDGREVLNACFDANFERDKSIVAFGEDVGAIGDVNQGFAGLQAKYSDLRITDTGIREATIVGQGLGLAMRGFRPIAEIQYLDYLLYALTVLSDDVASLSYRSSGGQKAPLIVRTRGHRLEGIWHSGSPLGMILNSMRGMHICVPRNMTQAAGMYNALLRGDEPALVIESLNGYRLKEKLPANVGEFTVPLGKAEIVREGTDVTVISYGSTLRIVQEAAEDLEKMGINIEVIDPQTLYPFDTEHICAQSLRKTNKLLVVDEDLPGGGSAYILQKVLEVQEGYFALDAQPKTLCGAEHRPPYGSDGDYFSKPSTDDIIDVVYSMMNEANPAKYPPLY from the coding sequence ATGCCCGAAACTGTATTACAACAAGGCAATGATCTGAAAGCCGGCGAACTCAGTTTTGACGATTTCAGGAAAATTGTGATAAGCGATTATCGTATAGGTTACGAAAGCCGCCAGGCAAGTTTGCTGGGCAGGCGAGAAGTACTTACGGGTAAAGCTAAGTTTGGCATATTTGGCGACGGTAAAGAAGTTGCTCAATTAGCTATGGCGAAAGTTTTTCGTACGGGAGATTGGCGCGCTGGTTATTACCGCGATCAAACCTTCATGTTCGCTACGGGCATGAGCAACCTTAAAGAGTTTTTTGCACAGTTATACGCAAATCCTGATATCACTAAAGACCCTGCGTCGGGCGGCAGGCAAATGAACTGCCATTATGCTACCCGTTATGTAGACGAGAACGGCAACTTTACTAATCAGGCACAAACAAAGAACACAGCATCAGACCTTTCTACAACAGGAGGGCACATGCCCCGCTTGCTGGGATTGGCTTATGCATCTAAGTTATACCGCCAGAACAAAGAACTTGAATACCTGAGTAACTTTTCTGTAAATGGAAACGAGGTAGCGTTTGGAACCATCGGTAATGGCTCCACTTCCGAAGGTCTGTTTTTCGAATCTTTCAATGCTGCCGGCGTATTGCAGGTACCAATGGCTATCTCAATATGGGATGATGCTTACGCAATATCAGTTCCGGCCCAGTTGCAAACTACCAAATCAGATATATCAGAAGTACTTAAAGGCTTTCAGCGGGATGCCAAGGGTAAAGGATATGAGATATTTAAAGTAAAGGGTTGGGACTACGTTGCCCTTTGCGAAACCTATGAGCGTGCGATAAAAATTTGTCGTGAAGAGCATGTACCGGTAATGATACACGTTACCGAGATGACGCAGCCACAGGGACACTCTACTTCAGGGTCCCATGAGCGCTATAAATCTAAAGAACGGCTTGCCTGGGAAGAGGAACACGATTGCCTCTTACAAATGCGTAAATGGATGGTAGAGTCGGCTATCATCACCAACGAGGAAATTGATGAGCTTGAGGCTACTGCGAAGAAATATGTGCGCGAATGCCAGAAAGAAGCTTGGGCAGATTTGGATGGTGAGATAAAAGACGAAATGGCGGATGCCGTTCGCTTAATGGAAAGCGTTGCAGAACATTCATCTAAATACGCTGAGCTGCACCAGTTGATAGAATCGCTGCAGGCTTGTGTTGATCCCGGTAGGAGAGATACCGTTGCTGCTATAAAAAAGGCGCTTCGCATCACGTTAAACGAGAAGACGGAACAGCGCCAGGCTTTGGTCGATTACCTCAAAGCCGAAACGATAAAAAACAAAGAACGGTTTAACTCAAAACTATTTACCAACTCGCCGAATTCACCTTTACTGGTGCCTGTAGTGGCAGCAGACTATACCGACGACTCAAAACTGATAGACGGCAGGGAAGTGCTTAACGCGTGCTTTGATGCTAACTTTGAACGGGATAAAAGCATTGTTGCTTTTGGTGAAGATGTAGGTGCAATTGGCGACGTAAACCAGGGCTTTGCCGGTTTGCAGGCCAAGTACAGCGATCTGCGGATTACAGATACGGGTATCCGTGAGGCAACTATAGTAGGACAGGGCCTGGGCTTAGCCATGCGGGGCTTCCGTCCAATTGCGGAGATACAATATCTTGATTACCTGTTGTACGCCCTTACCGTACTTAGCGACGACGTGGCGAGCCTTAGCTACCGCAGCAGCGGCGGGCAAAAAGCGCCGCTTATCGTACGTACCCGCGGTCATCGTTTAGAAGGAATCTGGCACTCCGGGTCGCCACTAGGCATGATACTGAACTCGATGCGGGGAATGCACATATGTGTGCCACGTAATATGACACAAGCGGCCGGTATGTACAACGCCCTTTTAAGAGGCGACGAACCGGCTTTGGTTATAGAAAGCCTTAATGGTTATCGCCTTAAAGAGAAATTGCCCGCTAACGTAGGAGAATTCACTGTACCGCTAGGGAAAGCAGAGATCGTTAGGGAAGGTACCGATGTTACCGTTATTAGCTATGGCTCAACACTGCGGATTGTACAGGAAGCGGCTGAGGACCTGGAAAAGATGGGCATTAATATAGAGGTGATAGATCCGCAAACACTTTATCCGTTTGATACGGAACATATCTGCGCTCAATCGCTGCGGAAAACTAATAAACTGCTGGTGGTGGATGAGGATCTTCCGGGTGGTGGTTCCGCTTATATACTGCAGAAGGTACTGGAGGTACAGGAAGGCTACTTTGCCCTGGATGCACAGCCTAAAACGCTTTGCGGCGCCGAACACCGCCCGCCATATGGGTCTGATGGCGACTACTTCAGCAAGCCTTCTACCGATGATATTATAGATGTTGTTTACAGCATGATGAACGAGGCGAACCCTGCCAAATACCCGCCATTATACTAA
- a CDS encoding DUF1573 domain-containing protein: MKKIMMICAVFLGIAFTANTAMAQSDNKAEFKFNEEKHDFGKIPQGVPVTTVFEFTNVGQEPLILSEVRPTCGCTIADYTKTPVLKGAKGTIKITYNAVALSGFNKTIVVTSNAKTPTKYLNITGEVIAKPAASSK; encoded by the coding sequence ATGAAAAAGATAATGATGATCTGCGCAGTGTTTTTAGGCATTGCCTTTACTGCAAATACTGCCATGGCGCAAAGTGACAACAAAGCCGAATTTAAGTTTAACGAGGAAAAACATGATTTTGGCAAAATACCACAAGGTGTGCCTGTTACTACCGTTTTTGAATTCACCAACGTTGGCCAGGAGCCTTTGATTTTGTCGGAAGTAAGGCCAACATGCGGTTGTACAATTGCCGATTACACTAAAACGCCGGTTCTTAAAGGTGCAAAAGGAACAATCAAGATTACCTATAATGCAGTTGCACTTTCTGGCTTCAATAAAACCATTGTAGTTACTTCAAATGCTAAAACACCTACGAAATACCTGAATATTACAGGTGAGGTAATAGCAAAACCTGCAGCAAGCAGCAAATAA
- a CDS encoding pyridoxal phosphate-dependent aminotransferase, whose product MPKISQKGQRMPASPIRKLTPFADKAKLEGKKVYHLNIGQPDIETPEGMLNAIKNIDFKVWAYTASEGTLSYRKKLVEYYNKLGYNITPENIIVTTGGSEAITIAMMSCLDEGDEVIIPEPFYANYNGFANQTDVVVKPILSYIENGFALPPISEFEKLITPKTKAIIICNPNNPTGYLYSKEELEALKELALKYDLYIFSDEAYREFCYDGRTFISPMHLDGIDENVIVMDTVSKRYSACGARLGCLITKNRAVIAAGLKFAQARLSPGMVEQIAGEAAVDTPDEYFNAVNTEYTKRRDTLVSALNKIEGVYCPNPGGAFYVVAKFPIDNADKFCQWMLESFSYENQTVMMAPATGFYSTPGAGTNEVRMAYVLNNDDLNKAMACLAEGLKAYPGRI is encoded by the coding sequence ATGCCAAAAATTTCGCAAAAAGGGCAACGCATGCCCGCATCGCCTATACGTAAGCTAACACCTTTTGCAGATAAAGCTAAGCTGGAAGGCAAAAAGGTTTATCATTTAAATATTGGTCAGCCTGATATAGAAACACCGGAAGGCATGCTGAATGCCATTAAGAATATCGACTTCAAGGTTTGGGCCTATACCGCTTCTGAGGGCACATTGAGCTATCGTAAAAAGCTTGTAGAGTACTACAACAAATTAGGTTATAACATAACGCCTGAAAATATAATTGTAACGACAGGAGGATCTGAAGCAATCACTATTGCAATGATGAGCTGCCTTGATGAAGGTGATGAGGTAATTATTCCGGAACCTTTTTACGCGAACTACAATGGTTTTGCTAACCAGACAGATGTTGTGGTAAAACCAATATTATCTTACATCGAAAATGGTTTCGCGTTGCCGCCTATAAGCGAATTTGAGAAGCTAATAACACCAAAAACTAAAGCTATCATAATTTGCAATCCCAATAACCCGACAGGCTATTTATACTCCAAAGAAGAGCTTGAGGCATTAAAGGAACTTGCTTTGAAGTACGACCTTTATATATTCTCAGACGAAGCCTATCGCGAGTTTTGTTATGATGGACGCACATTCATCTCTCCTATGCACCTGGACGGCATTGATGAAAACGTAATTGTTATGGACACTGTCAGCAAACGTTACAGTGCATGCGGTGCTCGGCTTGGATGCTTAATTACCAAAAACAGAGCGGTAATTGCAGCTGGTTTAAAGTTTGCACAAGCAAGATTATCACCAGGCATGGTGGAACAAATAGCCGGAGAGGCTGCGGTTGATACACCCGATGAATACTTTAACGCCGTTAATACCGAATACACCAAGCGTCGCGATACGCTCGTATCTGCCCTTAACAAGATTGAAGGTGTTTACTGCCCGAATCCCGGTGGAGCATTTTATGTAGTGGCAAAATTCCCGATAGATAATGCTGATAAGTTTTGCCAGTGGATGCTGGAAAGCTTCAGTTATGAGAACCAAACTGTAATGATGGCCCCGGCTACCGGCTTTTACAGCACGCCAGGCGCCGGCACAAACGAGGTTCGTATGGCGTATGTGCTTAATAACGACGATCTAAATAAAGCAATGGCCTGCCTTGCAGAAGGATTAAAAGCTTACCCGGGAAGAATTTAG